DNA sequence from the Alkaliphilus metalliredigens QYMF genome:
TAGCCGAACCAATAGGAGCATTGATAGGTTACTTAATTTTAGCTCCCTTCATGACGGAAGTAGTTTTTGGTATTGTGTTTGCCTCAGTAGGAGGGATTATGGTGTATATTTCATTGGATCAACTTTTACCTGCTGCAAGGGACTATGGTGATCATCACCTTTCCGTATATGGTACCATCGCAGGAATGATTGTAATGGCCATAAGCCTTGTTCTTTTGGCCTAATCCATATTGATGATGGTATAGCACAATTAGTCATATTGACGTTCTATTTGACTTCTTAGTTTTACCCGAGCCAATCAAAAACGTCCCTTTGACTTATCAATTTTTAGAAGCAGAGGTAGAAGCAGGGGGACGGGGTTGTTGCTTTGGTTCTGTGTAACATATTATAATTTCCAAATAATATTCGCCGAGACTCCAGTAACTCTTGCCAGCTGCCTTGTTGATATTCCTTCTATCTCTAAGGCTTTCTTTAAACATCATTTCCTTCTTTTCTTTTGATACATTTTGTAACGCCTATGCTTTTACCTTTAATTGTTTTTTTATTATCTGTCTTAATTCATCATCGGATATATTCTTCTTTTTTTCTCCATTTCTATTCCCCTCAATATTATATGATATGTTCTAGATTGACTCTTCTTTCTAGCTGTTCTTGGCATGATTTTCACCTCAAGCTCATCTTACTAGAATTTGCTTCGCAAAGCACCAACCCCGTCCCCGCGCTTCATAATGATCCAACATACGAAAAAATTTCTCGTCGTTTCCATGAGAATCCAGAGGCCTTTGCCGATGTCTTTGCTCGTGCATGGTTCAAGCTTTTACATCGTGACATGGGGCCCCAAACAAGATATCTAGGCCCTGAAGTTCCAGAAGAAGAACTAATCTGGCAAGATCCGATACCAGCTGTCGATTATGAATTAACTGATGCAGAAATAGCCGAGCTTAAAGCAAAGATTCTAGATTCAGGACTTACAGTTAGCGATCTAGTCACAACTGCTTGGGCTTCCGCTAGTACCTTCCGTGGCTCAGATATGCGCGGCGGAGCTAATGGGGCCCGCATCCGTCTTGCTCCTCAGAAGGATTGGGAAGTTAATCAGCCAGAACAGCTTACCAAAGTCCTTACTGTACTAGAAGACATTCAAAATCAACTAGATAAGAAAGTAAGCATTGCCGACTTGATTGTATTAGGAGGTAGTGCCGCAATAGAAAAATCTGCACAAGATGCAGGCTTTGATGTAACGGTTCCTTTTGCTCTGGGACGTGGCGATGCAACCCAAGAGCAAACTGATATAGAAAGCTTTGAGGTGCTAGAGCCTATCTCCGATGGTTTCCGTAACTATCAGAAGAAGCAATACAGTGTAAGTGCAGAAGAGCTCCTTTTAGACAAGGCACAACTGCTAAATCTTACGGCACCAGAAATGACTGTACTTGTTGATGGCATGCGTGTTCTCGGTACAAACTACAATGGTACACAGCACGGCGTATTCACTGATCGTGTAGGCACACTTACGAACGATTTCTTTGTTAACTTGCTTGACATGGGAGTAGAGTGGAAGCCTATGGACGGGGGCCTATATGAAGCCCGAAATCGCAAGACAGGTGAAGTGGTTCGTACAGCAACTAGAGTCGACCTCGTATTTGGTTCTAACTCAGTTCTCCGTGCCCTTGTAGAAGTTTATGCTCAAGACGACAACAAAGAAAAGTTTGTGGGTGACTTTATAGCTGCCTGGATCAAGGTAATGAATGCAGATCGTTTCGACCTTGATTAACGGCTACTATGACTATTACAGTATGAGGCTTGGAGTCATTTCCAAGCCTTCTTTTTTATTTAATTTGCTGGTTGGTCTGGTTCCAACCTACTTTTTCTTTATCAACACCACATACTGATAATCTCTCGATGATAATCTTCACATCAGTTTCAATTACCATCAGCGTTTATTTATTATTTTTTAGTGCATACATTTCTGCTGCTGTATAAAAGTAATAACTAAGCCCTGTTTGTTGACTTTCTAACATATCTCTGTGAAAGTCATCCTCAATAAAAAAAGAAGCAGTCTCAACAAGTTCCTTCGGGTTCGTAGGCATGTTATGGGTATTTAAAAAGTCCATATGCCTTTCTAGTTCATTTTTTAATCTCTCATCATTTGGTTTCCATCCGTCTTTTAGTGCATTAGCTAAAAAGCCCATAAACCTTTCTGATTCTACTGATATTTCATTTAAAGCATTTGCATCAATTGACTCTGTATCCATCTCAAATTCATACTCATTACTTAAATATTTTTTTTGCTCAGCAAGTACCTCTTTCCATTCTTCTTTATTTAGTCCTTTAAACATTTTTGATTGTTCCATATTTTCTCCTTTCTCGGCGAAGATGATTGATTCTTCAAGTGTCTTCAATATACTATCCATTCTCTCACTACGTTCACTAAGAAGTTTGTATTGTTGTTTTAAAATCTCAACTCGATTTGATTCATCATCAAGTGCCTTTATAATATCTTTTAATGAAAAATCTAATTCTCGGTAAAACAATATTTGCTGCAATCTTTCTAATTCTTTTATCCCATAAATACGATATCCAGCCTCTGTAACTTTACATGGTTTCAAAAGTCCTACTTTATGGTAATGATGTAATGTCTTCACTGTAGTCCCTGTTAATCGAGCAACTTCTTTTACTGTATATTCTATGGTTATTCACCTCCTAAAAACATCGTATACCATTACCTTAGGTAAGAGTCAATAGCTTCTTTATCCTTTCTACGTTAATATTAAACTATAACTACGTTGAACTTTGAAATTTTCTAAAGGATACAAGTGATATAAAGATACACACTAATCCAAACAGTAGAACTAAAGCTCCATTCGAAAGAACCTCTATCCAGTTAATTTGCGAACTCAATACTGCACGGGCTCCTACAATTGTCCAGTCAATGGGATTAAAAAAGCTTATCGTGCGAATCCAAGACGGCATCAGTTCACGTGGCATAAATGCTGACGATAGAAACATAAGAGGCAACGTAAATAATTGCATTGCTCCTATCATAGTTTCATGCTTTCGTGTGACAAGTGCCAAGCTAATTGATAAAGCACTAATACCCATACCTAATAGTATTGGTATAGTCAAAAATACCATAACATTGGTGATGCTTAAAGAAAATCTTGCTCCCATAATAAAAGCTAAAAAGATAATCATAATAAATTGAGTCAGCAAAAGAACAATTAGTTGTACTAATTCACTTAGTATAATAATAATTTTATTGATTGGTAATACTAAAAAACGCTCCATAACACCATAGTTTATGTCACTTAATGTACCCATTCCAGTAAAGATACCAATATATAATGTATTCATAACTATCATACCCGGTAGTAGATATTCTACGTATAAATCAGCTGAAAAACCTGGAACTTCAACAATTCCTTTAAATAAATTTCCAAACAACAGTAGCCATACAATAGGCTGTAGCATTGACATAATAATAGCCATTGGTTCCCGAAATGTCGGCCTAATGCGACGCAATGCCATATACCAAGTATCTTTTAATACTTTTTTCATCTCTACCTCTCCTTTTTAATATGATTTAATACACCTTAGTTTTCAATATTTTTGCCTGTGTATTTAAAATACACTACGTCTAGAGAAGGAGGTATCACCTCAACCGACAGTACTTCAACTGATAACGATTGAATTAATTGTAATATGTTTGGCAATATTGTTGAGCCATTACCAACTTGTAGCTGTACCTTCCGTCCTTTAACCTCCACCTTTTTCACCCCTTGCTGTTCTTGCAAGATGTTTATCATCTGTGACTTTTTGCTGAAATAATCCTTTTGCAATTCAACCTTAATTATATCTCCCTCTAATTCTTCTTTTAATTGTTTAGGTGAACCTTCCACAACTACTTTCCCTTCATCAATAATAGCGAGACAGTCTGCAAGACGATCTATTTCATCTAAATAATGAGAAGTAAGCAGAATAGTAACCTTCTCCATTTTCGATAAGTCAGTAATTATATCCCAAAGGGCACCTCTTGCCTCTGGGTCCAGACCAGTGGTAGGTTCATCTAAAAATAACATCTGAGGATTATGAATAATACCCATTGCTATATCAAGTTTTCTGAGCATCCCACCGGAATAAGTCATGGTAGACCTATTAGCAGCTTCATTTAATTTGAAAATATTAATTAATTCATCCACCCTATCATTGAGCTGCTTTCCTCCCATTCCTTGTAATTGGCCCTGTAGGATTAAATTTTCACGACCTGTTGATTCAAAACAAATTCCTGACTTTTGAGAGACACACCCAATAACACTACGAACTTTACCAGGTTCAGATATAACATCAATTCCTAATACCTTTGCTTCGCCACTATTCGGCCTTGATAATGTAGTTAAAATTTTTACTGTTGTCGATTTTCCTGCACCATTGGGACCAAGAAGTCCATAAATAATTCCAGGCTTAATACTGAAACTTAATCCATCTAATGCCCTTATACTGTCTTTATAGGTCTTTACTAAGTTATTGACTTCTATAGCATATTTGTTATCGTACTTAAATGACATTTGATTCCCTCCTTATCATTATGAAATTTCAGTTAGCATTTCTGAGTGATGGAAAGTTTGTCATTAACATCACTACTTTTAAGGTATATCATGTTGCAATACTATCTCTTGAAATTAATTCTAATGCCTCCCCTTAGGTCAGAGTCAAGGATATTTAACAAAAAAATTTATTTCATAATTACGCATACAAAAATTCCCCCTAAACCGTAGTCTGAGGGGAACATAAAACACACCTAAATATTCACTTAAAGTCCTTTCAACCTACTTTTTCCTTGAGGTATAAAGAAATCGACAGTAACCAATCTCAGAAGCGTTTTTCATAAGTTCGAGATTTAGCCACGCAGCAAGCTCATACAAAGGTTTTTCTTCAAAGGGCCACTTTGTTTTTTCACAGGATAGGAGTTCCTTGTCTGACAAAGTGGTTATTCTATTTTTCCAATCATCATGCAATTGTTCTATTTTTTCTCTAACAACTGTCATGTCACCAGGCCACTGGATATCTTCACGAGTTAGCATTCCATTTCCAAAAGAGTAATCAAAGACCATTGACCACCAAAATATGATATGCCAAGTCAGCCATGCTATGCTGGGAGGCCCAATATCGTAATCCTCAGAATCTAGCCAATCTGCCTTCCAAATTCCTAATTGATTTACAACGTGAAGTCCTCTTGAACCAGGTCTCCAGAGACACTCTTGGTTTTCCAGTCCCTTAAGATGAATTTCTAACATTTGCCATGAAATATCAAATTGAAAATTTAATGCATTACGAAGACTATCTATTGAATTTTGATCATTATTGTCACTCATCGTAACTCCCCTCACTTGTAATCATACTTTGCAATACAGTATTCACAATGTTTTCCTCCCAGCCTTATTCCAGTCTTCCTAGAGCTCTCTGTTGAGATGATTTCCGAAGTCTAATTTAAAGATTGATATTCCTACTTCAGCCAGTATGCCTTGCCGTCAATAGTCCTGTCCATAAATCCATATTCAATCAGGTAGCGTCTGATCACTGCGTAATCCTCATAGATTTCTGTTATGACTTGATTCAATTCCTTCTCTGTATATCTTTTTTCTTGTTCTAGTTGTTCAGCAATTTTTGTAAGGATTACGACTTTTCTCTTTTCCTTTCCCGGAAACCTTTTTAGCTTCAAAGGGGATAGGCTTTCAAATTCAGCATTCAGTATTTTTTCCTTTTCCTTTTCGGTTATGATATACCGATCATCAACCATTGTCGCGGTACTATGAACAGGTACAATCATCTCATCAATAGTGGGTTTCTTTTCCATAACTTGTTCATATATTGCAAGATACATCTTTGCCTGTTTTGCTTTTTCTCGGAACATAAACCTTTGATGTCTCACTGTGGAAGGAGAAATCCCCAGTGTTTTTGCTATATCCTTATCAGATACATTGGAGTACATCAGAGACATTAACTCCTTGTGATTGTCAGTAAGTGTATTGTATTTGGACTCTCCATAAAGAAGCTGCTTCAGATTATCTCCATGGTCATTTTCAACATGTATCTTGACTGCGCGAAATGCCTCAAATAATCTATCACCTAAAGAATAGATCTCCCCTACTTCAAATGCCTTTCTACAAATATTGCAAATGTAGGCATCAGTATCATCGTCATATCTATATCCATTTTTCAATTCTTCCACTGTTAGCTTTTCCATCTCCACACAATTCACCCTCTTGTTTATTCATTTTATGAACACATTTTATATTAGTTTGCTTTTATAGTCAACATTTTTCATTTCATATAAATAAAACTGACCTTGTACGCATATAATTTTTTCCAATAGAAAAGCATCCAGGTCATTACTGAATGCTTTTACACTCTTATCATATATTGTTATTACGTCTGCCGCTTTATCAAATTTGATGTTATTTTTTATCTATTATTTTCACTTTTATAGCTTACGGGTTACGACAAATCCTCCACCTAGTAGTACTATTGCTCCTAAGGCATATACTCGTGTATCTCTATTAGATTCAGGTGTTTCGGCACTATCCGCTGCTAAGTCTATTTCTACTCCTTCTTCAGTTGCGGTAGATGTCCGAAATAACTCAGCCTGTTGACCTTCAACAACTTTAATTTTATCTACTCCAAACACACTATAGAAATACTCAGCATTTTCTTCATTAAAGGGCTTAATACCAATTTCAACATAAGTATCATAGGGTACTGTATGGGTTACTGTAATGCCTTTATTTTCGATTTCTTCAACATTTTCTACAAACAAGTAATTATCAATTTCCATATGCTCTGGGGATAGTCCGGAAACAACATTATCCTCGTAGTCTATTGGCATTATTGTAGCTTGGTGACCTTCTATAACTTTTGCTTCGTATTCCTTTAACAAATCATAAATATAATTT
Encoded proteins:
- a CDS encoding ABC transporter permease; translation: MKKVLKDTWYMALRRIRPTFREPMAIIMSMLQPIVWLLLFGNLFKGIVEVPGFSADLYVEYLLPGMIVMNTLYIGIFTGMGTLSDINYGVMERFLVLPINKIIIILSELVQLIVLLLTQFIMIIFLAFIMGARFSLSITNVMVFLTIPILLGMGISALSISLALVTRKHETMIGAMQLFTLPLMFLSSAFMPRELMPSWIRTISFFNPIDWTIVGARAVLSSQINWIEVLSNGALVLLFGLVCIFISLVSFRKFQSST
- a CDS encoding DUF2087 domain-containing protein, with amino-acid sequence MEKLTVEELKNGYRYDDDTDAYICNICRKAFEVGEIYSLGDRLFEAFRAVKIHVENDHGDNLKQLLYGESKYNTLTDNHKELMSLMYSNVSDKDIAKTLGISPSTVRHQRFMFREKAKQAKMYLAIYEQVMEKKPTIDEMIVPVHSTATMVDDRYIITEKEKEKILNAEFESLSPLKLKRFPGKEKRKVVILTKIAEQLEQEKRYTEKELNQVITEIYEDYAVIRRYLIEYGFMDRTIDGKAYWLK
- a CDS encoding MerR family transcriptional regulator — translated: MTIEYTVKEVARLTGTTVKTLHHYHKVGLLKPCKVTEAGYRIYGIKELERLQQILFYRELDFSLKDIIKALDDESNRVEILKQQYKLLSERSERMDSILKTLEESIIFAEKGENMEQSKMFKGLNKEEWKEVLAEQKKYLSNEYEFEMDTESIDANALNEISVESERFMGFLANALKDGWKPNDERLKNELERHMDFLNTHNMPTNPKELVETASFFIEDDFHRDMLESQQTGLSYYFYTAAEMYALKNNK
- a CDS encoding daunorubicin resistance protein DrrA family ABC transporter ATP-binding protein — encoded protein: MSFKYDNKYAIEVNNLVKTYKDSIRALDGLSFSIKPGIIYGLLGPNGAGKSTTVKILTTLSRPNSGEAKVLGIDVISEPGKVRSVIGCVSQKSGICFESTGRENLILQGQLQGMGGKQLNDRVDELINIFKLNEAANRSTMTYSGGMLRKLDIAMGIIHNPQMLFLDEPTTGLDPEARGALWDIITDLSKMEKVTILLTSHYLDEIDRLADCLAIIDEGKVVVEGSPKQLKEELEGDIIKVELQKDYFSKKSQMINILQEQQGVKKVEVKGRKVQLQVGNGSTILPNILQLIQSLSVEVLSVEVIPPSLDVVYFKYTGKNIEN
- a CDS encoding peroxidase family protein; the protein is MLLPLIVFLLSVLIHHRIYSSFFLHFYSPQYYMICSRLTLLSSCSWHDFHLKLILLEFASQSTNPVPALHNDPTYEKISRRFHENPEAFADVFARAWFKLLHRDMGPQTRYLGPEVPEEELIWQDPIPAVDYELTDAEIAELKAKILDSGLTVSDLVTTAWASASTFRGSDMRGGANGARIRLAPQKDWEVNQPEQLTKVLTVLEDIQNQLDKKVSIADLIVLGGSAAIEKSAQDAGFDVTVPFALGRGDATQEQTDIESFEVLEPISDGFRNYQKKQYSVSAEELLLDKAQLLNLTAPEMTVLVDGMRVLGTNYNGTQHGVFTDRVGTLTNDFFVNLLDMGVEWKPMDGGLYEARNRKTGEVVRTATRVDLVFGSNSVLRALVEVYAQDDNKEKFVGDFIAAWIKVMNADRFDLD
- a CDS encoding DinB family protein; its protein translation is MSDNNDQNSIDSLRNALNFQFDISWQMLEIHLKGLENQECLWRPGSRGLHVVNQLGIWKADWLDSEDYDIGPPSIAWLTWHIIFWWSMVFDYSFGNGMLTREDIQWPGDMTVVREKIEQLHDDWKNRITTLSDKELLSCEKTKWPFEEKPLYELAAWLNLELMKNASEIGYCRFLYTSRKK